A stretch of Aedes aegypti strain LVP_AGWG chromosome 2, AaegL5.0 Primary Assembly, whole genome shotgun sequence DNA encodes these proteins:
- the LOC5575548 gene encoding 72 kDa type IV collagenase, whose translation MFASKVVLLLVLAIIDGEIRGAPVEHRLEDILIFDSDPDQPPGTEAAPDPTKRVKVPSISQDEAETLLKGLGYNETTTDEFGVSTRFSFGRDVSFEDMVRNFQRSAGLDETGKLDDDTKLTMAAPHCGTRSLDKRGDDAKWDKRLISYRIRDYPSGASSSFVRTMMKRAFDEWSKVTNLDFFETSDRGADIEVNFGGTSHSRRNRRCSFDSPTIMAHAYFPEDGDLHFNSRYFFDNPEHREDFLDTAMHEIGHSLGLEHSNTKGALMHPTDNNRYTEPQPEDVRRIQKLYGKRRGGRAIESGSAPRLCTVTKYDAVVADSTGRWSILAGKYYYDPEASNPTGKLISSKWPGLTGDIDAAFRYPDGRTYFFKGDRFWRYRENRLDAGYPRKISEGFPGLPNNIDAAFIDSRKRIFAVKGNSYWVYDSDEDTTPSYRLSSLGLPNNMDAAVGTGKTFVVFKGKAFYRFKDGKFSEYVNKWMTC comes from the exons ATGTTTGCGTCGAAAGTGGTTTTACTCTTGGTTTTGGCCATTATTGATGGTGAAATACGCGGTGCACCAGTGGAGCACAGATTGGAGGATATACTGATATTCGATAGTGATCCTGATCAACCACCCGGTACGGAGGCGGCGCCAGATCCTACCAAACGAGTGAAAGTTCCTTCAATCTCTCAAGATGAAGCTGAG ACACTGCTGAAAGGACTCGGTTACAACGAAACCACAACCGATGAGTTTGGAGTATCGACAAGGTTCTCGTTCGGCAGAGATGTCTCATTCGAAGATATGGTACGGAACTTTCAGCGATCTGCTGGATTGGATGAGACCGGAAAGCTGGACGATGACACCAAACTAACTATGGCAGCTCCGCACTGTGGTACACGAAGCCTGGACAAACGGGGAGATGATGCCAAATGGGACAAACGGTTGATAAGCTACAGAATCAGGGACTACCCATCCGGTGCATCGTCTTCATTCGTTCGGACTATGATGAAGCGAGCATTCGACGAGTGGAGTAAAGTGACGAATTTGGACTTTTTCGAAACCAGCGATCGCGGAGCGGACATCGAAGTTAATTTTGGAGGAACCTCCCACAGCAGACGAAACAGACGTTGTTCGTTTGACAGTCCCACTATTATGGCCCATGCTTACTTTCCGGAAGATGGGGATCTTCACTTCAACTCCCGTTACTTCTTCGATAATCCAGAACATCGGGAGGACTTCCTAGATACCGCAATGCACGAAATCGGACATTCTCTCGGCTTGGAGCATTCGAATACCAAAGGGGCTCTGATGCACCCCACCGACAACAATCGCTACACGGAACCGCAGCCGGAAGATGTGAGG CGGATACAGAAACTGTACGGGAAAAGACGAGGTGGCCGAGCGATCGAAAGTGGATCAGCACCACGACTCTGCACTGTTACCAAATACGATGCAGTGGTCGCCGATTCCACCGGAAGATGGTCCATTTTGGCTGGTAAATACTACTACGATCCGGAAGCCAGCAATCCCACCGGGAAACTGATCTCCAGCAAATGGCCCGGTTTGACCGGGGACATTGATGCTGCGTTCCGGTATCCGGACGGGCGGACGTACTTCTTCAAGGGAGATCGATTCTGGCGGTATCGTGAGAACCGGCTGGACGCTGGCTATCCACGGAAGATTTCCGAAGGATTCCCGGGACTGCCGAACAACATCGATGCTGCGTTCATCGATTCACGGAAACGAATCTTTGCGGTGAAGGGAAATAGCTATTGGGTGTACGACTCAGATGAGGATACCACCCCGTCTTATAGGTTAAGTTCTCTGGGTTTACCGAATAATATGGATGCGGCGGTGGGGACGGGTAAAACGTTTGTTGTGTTCAAGGGGAAAGCTTTTTATAGGTTTAAGGATGGTAAATTTAGCGAGTATGTAAATAAATGGATGACTTGTTGA
- the LOC5575549 gene encoding matrix metalloproteinase-19: protein MMELLAKQTTLLFCVFSFSLAFPAHINPESIFIPPAHLLRNNAGDVREADSNELPFDPRVPPEVTDQDANIVLKDLGYLSADDVVNRLDQTTDEIGRNALKRLQRRYNLTDNGLLDDDTRRLIAAPRCGVAELNEIEEKWTKRSLTFKVSSYPKTFSQNEARQLITQAFDEWTKHVQLNISEVKHGEADIYVSDEQKIHQDRLGQECRFTANTTLAHAFFPEVGDIHYNRDRNYTAEEFFSTTIHEIGHTLGLDHTVSRTSIMFPFHIRYHSEIPLEDRRALQAMYGARRIITIPTLPPQTESSVARLCSLNAFDTILNDARGRTYALAGDYYYRLGERNPRGRRISSKWPKLPGSIDVAFTYRNNKTFFFKRSRVWVYADNQLEAGYPKPIKDDFPGLPSNLSAVFVTKHGSLLAIRKKQYWFYSPRKRPQVGKEFPRLVYDFKDMPANLDAALRHTDGQSYFFKGRNFYVLNMKNYTMGPATPMEQLWFSC, encoded by the exons ATGATGGAGCTGTTAGCAAAGCAGACCACTCTGCTGTTTTGTGTGTTTAGTTTTAGCCTGGCGTTCCCTGCACATATTAATCCTGAGTCTATATTTATCCCACCGGCACACCTTTTGAGAAACAATGCTGGTGATGTTCGTGAAGCGGATTCAAATGAGCTGCCCTTTGATCCTCGAGTGCCGCCAGAAGTGACGGATCAAGATGCCAAT ATTGTTCTGAAAGATCTTGGATACCTTAGTGCGGATGATGTCGTCAATAGGTTAGACCAAACCACAGATGAAATCGGCAGAAATGCGCTGAAACGGTTACAAAGGCGTTACAACTTGACAGATAATGGATTACTCGATGATGATACCAGACGTCTGATTGCAGCTCCTCGTTGTGGAGTTGCCGAGCTTAACGAAATTGAGGAAAAATGGACGAAACGGTCGTTGACATTCAAAGTTAGCAGTTATCCTAAAACCTTTTCGCAAAATGAAGCGCGACAATTAATAACCCAAGCATTTGACGAGTGGACCAAACATGTGCAACTGAATATATCTGAAGTAAAACACGGTGAAGCCGACATCTATGTGAGTGATGAGCAGAAAATCCATCAAGACAGGTTAGGCCAGGAATGTAGATTTACAGCTAACACTACTCTTGCGCACGCCTTCTTTCCGGAGGTTGGAGATATTCACTACAACAGGGATCGGAACTACACAGCGGAAGAATTCTTCAGCACTACCATACATGAGATCGGTCACACACTAGGATTGGATCACACCGTTTCGAGAACATCGATCATGTTTCCGTTTCACATTCGATATCATTCGGAAATACCTCTGGAAGATCGTCGAGCACTACAAGCAATGTATGGTGCTCGTCGCATTATCACAATCCCAACGTTACCGCCGCAAACAGAAAGCAGCGTTGCTCGTTTATGTTCTCTGAACGCATTCGACACCATACTAAACGATGCTCGTGGTCGAACGTATGCCCTTGCTGGTGATTATTACTATAGGCTCGGCGAAAGGAACCCCAGAGGACGTCGAATTTCCTCGAAATGGCCAAAGCTGCCAGGAAGCATAGATGTCGCGTTCACCTATCGGAATAACAAAACGTTCTTCTTCAAACGCAGTCGAGTATGGGTATACGCCGACAACCAGCTGGAGGCAGGTTACCCAAAGCCCATAAAAGACGACTTTCCCGGACTGCCGAGTAATTTGAGCGCCGTTTTCGTTACGAAACATGGAAGCCTGTTGGCTATCAGGAAGAAACAGTACTGGTTCTACAGCCCTCGGAAGAGGCCACAGGTCGGCAAGGAGTTCCCTCGGTTAGTGTACGACTTCAAGGATATGCCGGCCAATCTGGATGCGGCGTTGCGTCATACTGACGGCCAGTCGTATTTCTTCAAGGGTCGAAATTTCTATGTTTTGAATATGAAGAACTACACAATGGGTCCGGCTACACCGATGGAGCAGCTGTGGTTTTCTTGTTAG
- the LOC5575574 gene encoding 72 kDa type IV collagenase, with product MIFLKRSLAVCFLVFCCGPLFLEVDGAPTATSDAKVSKLAKKKSSRRVQILPDPAEILLIPDVSEPDAEVILRDLGYNEIDEDDDDLRIIRLTDSSELALSELIRIFQHDNDIPVTGVLDDETKLAIGRPHCGSKKSAKLKSGVRKWSKNVLTYTIENFPRGKRTAPIQAMLKKAFNEWSKVTNLDFVEVEDVDADIEINFGGRLHKMRDSRCTFDDANTLAHAFFPEVGDIHFHNRYFFNDEDVTLEDFLDTAMHEIGHSLGLEHSRSKASLMHPTESNRFNEPQPIDVKNIQQMYGVRRGGRSMSNEAPKLCSLEKIDAAIQESDGNLYVFSGNFYYNVNEKRPVGRLISSKWPGLPGNIDAALRYGDGRSYFFKGNKYWRFADGRLNAGHPRLISEGFRGLPSDIDALMSDEDGDIFALKGGQYWVYDVSKRRVGSQYPARMRDMGLPTNIDAALDTEDELIAFKGGLKYVLQPSGRFRVDENEWLVCA from the exons ATGATCTTTCTAAAACGATCATTGGCAGTTTGTTTTCTGGTGTTTTGTTGTGGACCTCTCTTTCTCGAAGTAGATGGAGCTCCTACAGCTACCTCGGACGCAAAAGTGTCCAAACTGGCCAAGAAGAAGTCATCCAGACGTGTTCAAATATTGCCCGATCCCGCGGAGATTCTGCTCATTCCAGATGTTTCAGAACCAGATGCAGAA GTTATCCTGCGTGATTTGGGTTATAACGAGATCGATGAGGATGATGACGACCTTCGGATCATCAGGTTGACGGATTCTTCGGAATTGGCGTTGAGTGAACTCATCAGGATATTTCAACATGATAACGACATCCCGGTAACGGGTGTATTAGATGATGAGACGAAGCTAGCTATTGGAAGGCCGCACTGCGGATCGAAAAAAAGTGCTAAGCTCAAATCAGGTGTTCGGAAGTGGAGCAAAAATGTTCTTACTTACACCATCGAGAACTTTCCACGTGGGAAGCGTACAGCTCCCATTCAGGCGATGCTCAAAAAGGCATTCAACGAGTGGAGTAAAGTGACAAATTTGGATTTTGTTGAGGTGGAGGATGTGGATGCTGACATTGAGATCAACTTTGGTGGACGGCTCCACAAAATGCGCGACAGTCGATGTACTTTTGACGATGCAAATACTCTGGCTCATGCTTTCTTCCCAGAAGTTGGGGATATACACTTTCACAATAGGTATTTCTTCAACGACGAAGATGTAAcgttggaagattttttggacaCGGCCATGCATGAGATCGGGCACTCACTGGGACTGGAGCATTCCAGGTCCAAGGCATCGCTTATGCATCCGACTGAAAGTAATCGGTTCAATGAACCACAACCGATTGATGTTAAG AACATACAACAAATGTACGGAGTTCGAAGAGGAGGAAGGTCCATGAGTAACGAAGCTCCCAAGTTGTGCTCCTTGGAGAAAATTGACGCAGCTATCCAGGAATCGGACGGCAATTTGTACGTATTCTCTGGGAACTTCTACTACAATGTGAACGAAAAACGTCCCGTTGGACGGTTGATCTCTTCAAAATGGCCGGGACTTCCAG GCAACATCGATGCTGCCCTTCGATACGGCGATGGACGTAGTTACTTCTTCAAAGGTAACAAGTATTGGCGGTTCGCAGATGGTCGTCTCAATGCGGGACACCCACGGTTGATTAGCGAAGGTTTCCGGGGATTGCCGAGTGATATTGATGCCCTGATGAGTGACGAAGATGGAGATATCTTTGCACTGAAAGGAGGTCAATATTGGGTGTATGATGTAAGCAAAAGGCGCGTCGGTTCACAATATCCTGCCAGGATGCGAGACATGGGACTGCCGACTAACATTGATGCGGCTTTGGATACGGAAGATGAACTGATTGCGTTTAAGGGTGGATTGAAGTACGTTTTGCAACCTAGTGGGAGGTTTCGAGTGGATGAGAATGAATGGCTCGTTTGTGCGTAG